The proteins below come from a single Penaeus monodon isolate SGIC_2016 chromosome 23, NSTDA_Pmon_1, whole genome shotgun sequence genomic window:
- the LOC119587763 gene encoding zinc finger protein 219-like, whose protein sequence is MPHLTKEVKGHSGLVCGQLLQILENTSGSSKEPLKPSAADDTSQVLLGDGSGMSGVPQMPSVPGQLDDSGMSPHSSRPPMRFFCPVCPKGFRSKLDVERHLRTHTGEKPFQCPYCPHRSATKGNLKAHMRHIHMDVRLPF, encoded by the exons ATGCCCCATTTAACCAAAGAAGTGAAG GGGCACTCAGGATTGGTGTGTGGGCAGCTGCTGCAGATTCTGGAGAATACCAGCGGGAGCTCGAAGGAGCCACTAAAGCCTTCAGCTGCCGACGACACCTCCCAGGTCCTCTTAGGGGATGGCTCAGGGATGAGTGGGGTGCCGCAGATGCCATCTGTGCCCGGCCAACTGGACGATTCAGGGATGTCGCCACATTCCTCGCGACCCCCTATGCGCTTCTTCTGTCCCGTCTGTCCCAAGGGCTTTCGAAGTAAACTTGATGTTGAGAGGCACTTACGGACCCACACAGGGGAGAAACCCTTTCAGTGCCCATACTGTCCACATCGTTCAGCCACAAAAGGGAACCTTAAAGCACACATGCGTCACATTCACATGGATGTTCGCCTACCATTCTAA
- the LOC119587765 gene encoding zinc finger X-chromosomal protein-like has translation MATAWTGGIGMLAGLRWDRTCCLCGRTFMRPAELTRHMRSHTGEKPYACHLCPWRGSQTWHLKNHLARVHLVTNAGGGAQNQ, from the coding sequence ATGGCCACTGCTTGGACCGGAGGGATTGGCATGCTGGCCGGGCTGCGCTGGGACCGCACCTGCTGCCTGTGCGGAAGAACGTTCATGCGGCCGGCGGAACTGACCCGCCACATGCGCTCGCACACGGGGGAGAAGCCCTACGCGTGCCACCTGTGTCCGTGGCGGGGCTCGCAAACGTGGCACCTCAAAAACCACCTGGCACGGGTGCACCTGGTGACCAACGCGGGCGGCGGGGCGCAGAATCAGTAA